Within Paenibacillus sabinae T27, the genomic segment TGCGGGCCACCCGGTTAGCCAGGTTAAACGAACAGGATAGACAAAGAATCCATGAACTGGAGGCCGTCCTGCAAAAGCCGAAATCCAATCAGAACGAACTCCTTCGCCAATATGGAAAACTAATAGAAAAAGCGGATGTCTTCAACCCTCTACCGAGTGATGATGACGATGTGGAAATCGATTTGAATATTTTTCAGCACATATGGAAGGAAGCCAGTGAACTAAGGTCGTCCGGCGAACTGCTCAAACTGGGGTATCAAATTGTCTGTCCTGTTACCGCGATTCACGGTATCCATGATCCTCATCCCTACGCAGGCGTAATTCAACCTCTGTCCGCAGTTCTAAAAGACTTCCGTTACCACTTGCTGGAGCATTGCGGACATACGCCTTGGAAAGAGCGAATAGCTAAAGATCATTTTTATGATTTACTGTTTGCCGAATTGTCCGAAAAATAAGATCCATGAAAAAAAGAACCAGCCATCCCCCCAAGGGTTTGGCTGGTTCTTCGTTTGCGTCCCGTTAACGGTTCGGAAGGCTGTATCCGTCGCCGATCTGCTCACCGTCCGAAAAGCGGTAGAACCGGTAATAATACCGGTCCCCTTCTTTATAAAAG encodes:
- a CDS encoding alpha/beta fold hydrolase encodes the protein MAKTYGKPLYQTFLIHGGPGAAGEMAVIAARLSQRFGVVESFQTRLSIHELILELKKDIEDFGSGPVSLVGYSWGAWLSFIFAASFPDLVRKLILVGSAPFEQQYAKDLRATRLARLNEQDRQRIHELEAVLQKPKSNQNELLRQYGKLIEKADVFNPLPSDDDDVEIDLNIFQHIWKEASELRSSGELLKLGYQIVCPVTAIHGIHDPHPYAGVIQPLSAVLKDFRYHLLEHCGHTPWKERIAKDHFYDLLFAELSEK